A DNA window from Ovis aries strain OAR_USU_Benz2616 breed Rambouillet chromosome 7, ARS-UI_Ramb_v3.0, whole genome shotgun sequence contains the following coding sequences:
- the S100Z gene encoding protein S100-Z: MPTQLEIAMDVMIRTFHRYSCREGDRFKLSKGELKMLLQRELTEFLSCQKDPELVDKMMQDLDANKDNEVDFNEFVVMGAALTVACNDYLVEQLKKKGK; this comes from the exons ATGCCCACCCAGCTGGAGATTGCCATGGACGTCATGATTAGAACCTTCCACCGCTACTCCTGCAGGGAAGGAGACAGGTTCAAGCTCAGCAAGGGGGAGCTGAAGATGCTCCTGCAGCGAGAGCTCACGGAATTCCTCTCG tgcCAGAAGGATCCTGAGCTGGTTGATAAGATGATGCAGGACCTGGATGCCAACAAGGACAATGAAGTGGATTTTAATGAATTCGTGGTCATGGGGGCAGCTCTGACGGTTGCTTGTAATGACTACTTGGTAGAACagctgaagaagaaaggaaagtaa